Proteins from one Terriglobales bacterium genomic window:
- a CDS encoding DHCW motif cupin fold protein, translating into MDGFPLSTTDWSQVSPTKHPGESGFALWRTQTVGEIRVRMVEYSPGYTADHWCSKGHIILCLEGELETKTADGQSFTLKPGFSYQVSDGSSPHRSSTRAGAKLFIVD; encoded by the coding sequence ATGGACGGATTTCCATTATCAACCACTGATTGGAGCCAGGTCTCTCCTACAAAGCATCCGGGAGAAAGCGGTTTTGCGCTTTGGCGTACCCAGACCGTGGGAGAGATTCGCGTGCGCATGGTGGAATATTCGCCGGGCTATACCGCAGACCACTGGTGCTCCAAAGGCCACATCATCCTTTGCCTGGAAGGCGAGCTCGAAACCAAAACTGCCGATGGCCAGAGCTTCACTTTGAAGCCCGGGTTCAGCTACCAGGTGAGCGACGGAAGTTCACCGCACCGCAGCTCAACCCGGGCCGGCGCAAAACTCTTCATCGTAGATTGA
- a CDS encoding STY0301 family protein, which yields MASTRQCCLQRICSRSFDFGVRYWLAAFILASLIFVSPRLVSAQEGYCPASISVKQTIEKTPEGWTAGQDKTPHNLSGITFYDGPPEQEASLAYDSWTKRNGLAYGVWHFTANSSPGTWLSCHYSSTSVVLSKGLPASTSECTVTYNPKVSVDGLPEVQKIACH from the coding sequence ATGGCTTCAACCAGGCAGTGTTGTTTGCAACGCATTTGCTCACGCTCTTTTGATTTCGGTGTCAGGTATTGGCTCGCCGCATTCATTTTGGCTTCGCTTATCTTCGTCTCTCCCAGATTAGTAAGCGCTCAAGAGGGCTATTGCCCTGCGTCTATCTCGGTGAAACAGACGATCGAAAAGACTCCAGAGGGTTGGACTGCCGGGCAGGACAAAACACCCCACAACTTATCGGGGATAACGTTTTACGACGGGCCTCCCGAGCAAGAGGCCAGCCTGGCATACGATAGTTGGACGAAGCGCAATGGCTTGGCGTACGGGGTGTGGCATTTTACTGCCAACTCATCTCCCGGCACCTGGCTGAGCTGCCACTACTCATCGACCAGCGTCGTGCTTTCGAAAGGGCTTCCCGCAAGCACCTCCGAGTGTACCGTCACCTACAACCCAAAAGTATCCGTGGATGGCTTGCCGGAGGTCCAAAAGATAGCCTGCCACTAA
- a CDS encoding TrmJ/YjtD family RNA methyltransferase, protein MPVPPEHDRLRVVLVATRNPLNIGAAARAMSNFGFRHLRVVNPYELAFREARSAVGASALLKSAKEYKSVAEAVADCTLIVGTTAVRHRELQHPLRRLEDGARLIRKQLASGSVALLFGSEKRGLSNQDLSHCHWLMRIPTHEEHISVNLAQAVAICLYELVRDAQSERQPEKLKTARQTTRQTKKPESATAGQLERITEVLLEALRASGYLKPRSASLSEEKIRRLVRRLNLPASDAEVWLGMLRQMLWKMRPGKETKE, encoded by the coding sequence TTGCCGGTTCCGCCTGAACATGACCGTCTGCGTGTTGTTCTGGTAGCTACGCGCAACCCGCTCAACATCGGCGCCGCGGCTCGCGCCATGAGCAACTTCGGCTTCCGCCATCTGCGTGTGGTGAATCCGTACGAGCTGGCATTTCGCGAGGCCCGCTCCGCTGTGGGCGCGTCAGCGCTGCTCAAGAGCGCGAAAGAATATAAGAGCGTAGCCGAGGCCGTGGCCGACTGTACCCTTATAGTGGGAACAACTGCAGTGCGCCATCGGGAATTGCAGCATCCCCTCAGGCGTCTGGAAGACGGTGCTCGCCTTATCCGCAAGCAACTTGCATCTGGCAGCGTTGCACTTTTGTTCGGTTCGGAAAAGCGCGGCCTCTCGAACCAGGACCTGAGCCACTGCCATTGGTTGATGCGCATTCCGACCCATGAAGAGCATATCTCCGTGAACCTGGCACAGGCTGTGGCGATCTGCCTGTATGAATTGGTGCGCGATGCGCAAAGCGAACGACAACCCGAGAAATTAAAAACTGCACGGCAAACTACACGGCAAACGAAGAAGCCGGAGTCCGCGACCGCCGGCCAGCTTGAGCGCATCACTGAAGTGCTGCTCGAGGCTTTACGCGCCAGCGGCTACCTGAAGCCGCGCTCTGCGTCTCTGTCAGAAGAAAAAATTCGCCGTCTGGTCCGTCGGCTGAATCTACCCGCCAGCGACGCCGAGGTCTGGCTCGGCATGTTGCGGCAGATGTTGTGGAAGATGCGACCCGGGAAAGAGACGAAGGAGTGA
- a CDS encoding DUF4349 domain-containing protein gives MSKHPIAEEELMAYLDGELSLDRAATAAEHLKKCRECQSVAGDLQSVSRRLMAWQVEPSEDSRITRGVTAVLDERAQKIDAANVGRRGWRDALKMPRLPRWVWGSGIGVASLAVLLLILGVFFFPRAQYAPTQLAQQRIGGLLVETHKTVAPQPAGLPELKEPEAGVTIVTKSGTDEQDGRTGGGGEHERGSSTVPAGPMIVRTAGLTLTTKEFDKTRTGLEEILKRHGGYVGQLNVTAPSGSGRTLNATLRVPADQLDATMAELKKLGRVDVESQSGEEVTQQYVDLVARLANARNSEQRLTEILRHRTGELSDVLAVEVEIERVRGEIEQMEAERKNLAHQVDFATLNATLTEEYENQLQAVPVSTFTRIRNAAVDGYSTVTGSVVSLVLFLFSYGPVLLLWGGLLFFAVRIAWRRWRRRNA, from the coding sequence ATGAGCAAACATCCCATTGCAGAAGAAGAATTGATGGCCTACCTGGATGGCGAACTCTCGCTGGACCGGGCAGCCACCGCGGCCGAGCATCTCAAGAAATGCCGCGAGTGCCAGAGCGTTGCTGGCGATCTGCAAAGCGTCTCGCGAAGACTCATGGCGTGGCAGGTGGAACCATCCGAAGATTCGCGGATCACACGAGGTGTTACTGCCGTGCTTGATGAACGGGCACAGAAGATTGACGCTGCTAATGTGGGCCGGCGGGGTTGGCGCGATGCCTTAAAGATGCCCCGGTTGCCGCGCTGGGTCTGGGGTTCTGGTATCGGGGTCGCCAGTCTGGCTGTGCTGCTGCTCATATTGGGCGTGTTCTTCTTTCCAAGAGCCCAGTATGCTCCCACACAACTCGCACAGCAGAGAATTGGCGGGCTGCTTGTAGAAACGCATAAGACCGTAGCGCCACAACCCGCAGGGTTGCCTGAGCTGAAGGAGCCGGAAGCTGGGGTGACAATCGTAACCAAAAGCGGAACTGATGAACAAGATGGCAGGACGGGCGGCGGAGGCGAGCACGAAAGAGGCAGCTCAACGGTCCCGGCTGGCCCCATGATTGTACGTACAGCAGGGCTCACGTTGACGACCAAAGAATTCGACAAAACGCGAACCGGTTTGGAAGAAATCCTGAAGCGGCACGGTGGCTACGTCGGCCAGTTAAACGTCACCGCCCCCTCCGGCAGCGGACGCACTCTGAATGCGACTTTGCGCGTGCCTGCCGATCAACTCGACGCCACCATGGCGGAGTTAAAGAAACTGGGCCGGGTAGATGTTGAATCGCAAAGCGGCGAAGAAGTCACGCAACAGTATGTCGACCTGGTGGCCAGGCTCGCGAACGCCAGGAACAGTGAGCAGCGCTTGACCGAGATTCTGCGCCACCGCACCGGGGAGCTCTCCGATGTCTTGGCCGTCGAGGTCGAGATAGAGCGTGTCCGCGGCGAGATCGAACAGATGGAAGCCGAAAGAAAGAACTTGGCGCACCAGGTGGATTTTGCGACGCTCAACGCGACCTTGACGGAGGAATACGAGAACCAGCTTCAGGCAGTTCCGGTTTCAACCTTCACCCGCATTCGCAACGCCGCCGTAGACGGCTACAGCACGGTCACAGGAAGTGTGGTCAGTTTAGTGTTGTTCCTGTTTTCCTACGGACCGGTGCTTCTGCTCTGGGGCGGCCTGCTGTTCTTTGCGGTCCGCATCGCATGGAGAAGATGGCGAAGAAGGAATGCTTAG
- a CDS encoding CHAT domain-containing protein, whose protein sequence is MKLRNLVISQTVFFLLTLCTFGQTASNLKHSVTDALGEPTRGIVVEKVDKNSTADKAGFKEGDILLDWTRDDAKGKMDSPFDLLQIQIEQASRGAVSIEGLRGTETRVWILETDTWGIKVRPNLPEVLLVIYREGQELAKAGKPAQAAERWRVAAVEAQKSQPVWVSSWLMFHAADLLAGERQWEEADAYYRKAIEQAQEAGAAFKARLLQEWGSTYRDRSDWENAEKYYRQALLERQKLGTDTVSIALNLQYLGVATWNQNDLASCEEYYRQASTIMEKLVPESLYAASSLNALGNVYYGRGDLAKAEDYYRRALAIQKKLSPGSLSVSASISNLGLIALQRGDPAKAEEYLKQALGILEKLDPNGLRAAHVLTDLGDAVLDRGDPTKAEEYYQQGLAIRKRLAPETLVAAMSLGSLGDLAQYRSNGAKAEEYYRQALAIEEKVAPGSLYIALTFKGLGDVVQSRGDLAKAEEYYRQALAIQEKLASGSKYHAATLAALASIMRQKQRPDAAAQLFDQALTALESQTARLGGVDEDRFRFRAKYDSYYEDYIELLIAEQQPELAFQVLERSRARTLLETLAMGRIDIHTGVTPDLLEQERSLQQLYTAKSNRRLQFLNSTHSQEQLIAIDKEIKELLEKYQDVEGQIRASSPGYAALTQPRPLSTKEIQKQLLDDGTLLLEYSLGEERSYVFAVTPNTLVAYKLPKRALIEGAARQVYSSLTARNSRKKGEDFLEWQARVEKAEVEYPKAASELSRMILGPVAGELKAKRLLIVSDGALHYIPFAALPIPKASTAVSRPAVPLIVKHEIVNLPSASVLSVLRQERMGRERAPKAVAVLADPVFDDADVRLQRATDQEQGPNRMAMRGEENDEEDLSDGQLTRSAADVGLGTQGKVPFPRLPLTRQEADSIMTMTPAGEGMVALDFNASRATAVSKSLAQYRIVHFATHGILNSQHPQLSGLVLSLVNAKGRPQNGFLGLQDIYNLNLPAELVVLSACETGLGKEIQGEGLIGLTRGFMYAGASRVVASLWKIDDLATANLMGEFYKAMEQQRMPPAAALRQAQIAMWKQQRWRAPYYWAAFQIHGEWK, encoded by the coding sequence ATGAAGTTACGCAACCTCGTCATTTCCCAGACTGTATTCTTTTTATTAACTCTTTGTACTTTCGGCCAAACTGCGTCTAATCTGAAACATTCGGTTACAGATGCTTTGGGAGAACCCACCAGGGGAATCGTAGTCGAAAAGGTTGACAAAAACTCTACTGCCGACAAAGCGGGATTTAAGGAAGGCGACATACTGTTAGATTGGACCCGTGATGACGCCAAGGGCAAAATGGATTCGCCCTTTGATCTGCTCCAAATACAAATCGAGCAGGCCTCCCGGGGAGCAGTAAGCATTGAAGGACTAAGAGGCACGGAAACCCGGGTTTGGATATTGGAGACTGATACTTGGGGCATCAAGGTGCGCCCGAATCTTCCCGAGGTCCTGCTGGTGATTTATCGAGAAGGCCAGGAATTGGCCAAGGCCGGCAAGCCGGCGCAGGCGGCGGAACGTTGGCGCGTGGCCGCAGTCGAGGCGCAAAAATCCCAACCAGTATGGGTTAGCTCCTGGTTGATGTTTCATGCCGCCGATCTTTTAGCTGGAGAACGGCAATGGGAGGAAGCCGATGCTTATTATCGAAAGGCTATTGAACAGGCACAAGAAGCCGGGGCGGCATTCAAGGCTCGATTACTTCAGGAATGGGGCAGCACTTACAGAGATCGAAGCGATTGGGAAAATGCAGAAAAGTATTACCGACAGGCACTGCTAGAGAGGCAGAAGCTGGGAACCGATACTGTCAGTATCGCGCTAAACCTCCAATATCTTGGCGTGGCGACGTGGAATCAAAACGATCTGGCAAGCTGTGAAGAGTACTACCGCCAGGCTTCTACGATCATGGAGAAGTTGGTTCCAGAAAGCCTCTACGCCGCTTCAAGCTTGAATGCCCTCGGGAATGTTTACTATGGACGTGGTGATCTGGCTAAAGCAGAGGATTACTATCGGCGTGCGCTGGCAATCCAAAAGAAACTTTCCCCTGGCAGTCTCAGTGTCTCAGCAAGCATCAGCAATCTTGGACTGATTGCTCTTCAACGCGGTGATCCAGCCAAAGCTGAAGAGTACTTAAAGCAAGCTTTGGGAATTCTGGAGAAATTGGATCCCAATGGTCTCAGGGCTGCACACGTTCTGACGGACCTTGGAGATGCTGTTCTGGATCGAGGCGATCCAACAAAGGCAGAGGAATACTACCAACAAGGGCTCGCTATTCGAAAGAGGCTCGCGCCTGAAACTCTGGTTGCTGCAATGAGTCTTGGGAGTCTCGGTGATCTTGCTCAATACCGGAGTAATGGAGCCAAGGCGGAAGAATACTATCGTCAAGCTCTGGCGATCGAGGAGAAAGTAGCTCCTGGAAGCTTATACATTGCCCTTACCTTTAAGGGGTTAGGCGATGTAGTTCAGAGCCGCGGTGATCTGGCTAAAGCCGAGGAGTACTACCGTCAAGCTCTGGCGATCCAGGAAAAGCTGGCGTCTGGCAGTAAGTACCATGCCGCAACACTTGCTGCTCTAGCCAGCATCATGCGTCAGAAACAGCGGCCCGATGCTGCTGCGCAACTGTTCGATCAAGCCTTAACTGCACTGGAGAGTCAAACCGCCCGCCTGGGTGGAGTGGATGAAGACCGATTCCGGTTTCGCGCTAAATATGACAGCTATTACGAGGATTACATAGAGCTCCTTATCGCCGAGCAACAGCCTGAGCTTGCCTTTCAGGTACTCGAGCGCTCACGGGCCCGAACGTTGCTGGAAACCCTGGCTATGGGTCGCATAGATATCCACACCGGAGTGACCCCGGACCTGCTCGAACAGGAACGCTCCTTGCAACAGTTGTATACTGCCAAGTCAAACCGGCGACTCCAGTTTCTCAACAGTACCCATTCACAAGAGCAGCTCATTGCAATTGACAAAGAGATCAAGGAGCTTCTGGAGAAATACCAGGATGTGGAAGGACAAATTCGAGCGAGCAGCCCCGGCTATGCTGCGCTCACCCAGCCGCGGCCTCTAAGCACCAAGGAAATCCAGAAGCAATTGCTCGATGACGGCACACTTTTGCTGGAATACTCGCTGGGTGAAGAGCGCAGCTATGTTTTTGCTGTAACTCCAAACACGCTGGTTGCGTACAAGTTACCCAAGCGCGCCTTGATCGAAGGGGCAGCGCGCCAAGTGTACTCTTCTCTGACCGCACGAAACAGCCGCAAGAAAGGCGAGGACTTCCTGGAGTGGCAGGCCCGGGTGGAGAAAGCCGAAGTAGAATATCCAAAGGCGGCGAGCGAGCTGAGCCGAATGATACTGGGACCTGTAGCCGGCGAGCTCAAAGCGAAACGGCTACTGATCGTCAGTGATGGCGCGCTGCATTACATTCCCTTTGCAGCTCTGCCGATTCCGAAAGCATCCACGGCTGTCAGCAGACCAGCAGTCCCGCTCATTGTGAAACACGAAATTGTAAATTTGCCTTCGGCGTCAGTTTTATCGGTGCTGCGGCAGGAGAGGATGGGCCGGGAGAGGGCGCCCAAGGCAGTTGCCGTGCTCGCCGACCCTGTTTTTGACGACGCAGACGTACGGCTGCAGCGAGCAACAGATCAAGAGCAGGGGCCGAACCGCATGGCCATGCGGGGAGAAGAAAATGATGAAGAAGATTTATCTGACGGCCAGTTGACGCGCTCTGCAGCAGACGTAGGTTTGGGAACGCAAGGAAAAGTACCGTTCCCACGGCTGCCACTGACACGGCAAGAGGCCGACAGCATTATGACAATGACCCCTGCCGGAGAAGGCATGGTGGCCCTCGACTTTAACGCGAGCCGCGCAACCGCGGTCAGTAAAAGTCTGGCGCAATATCGAATCGTGCACTTTGCCACCCACGGAATACTGAACAGCCAGCATCCGCAGTTGTCGGGCCTGGTGTTGTCGTTGGTCAATGCAAAAGGAAGACCGCAGAATGGTTTTCTTGGACTGCAGGATATTTATAACTTGAATCTGCCGGCGGAGTTGGTCGTACTGAGCGCATGTGAAACTGGCCTGGGGAAAGAAATCCAAGGAGAGGGGCTGATAGGACTGACACGGGGTTTCATGTATGCCGGGGCCTCTCGCGTTGTAGCGAGTTTGTGGAAGATTGACGATCTTGCCACAGCCAATCTTATGGGTGAATTTTATAAAGCGATGGAGCAGCAAAGAATGCCGCCCGCAGCAGCACTGCGACAGGCCCAAATCGCGATGTGGAAGCAGCAGCGCTGGCGTGCGCCTTATTACTGGGCTGCTTTCCAAATCCACGGAGAGTGGAAGTAA
- a CDS encoding radical SAM protein, whose product MIIGPKLEASASRLPIRQHYALLINPFYPKDPHASFGKHVLTPTLALTSFAAATPEHWRVEYWDENLLDGRPPFDPMPQVVGITVHLTFAQRAYELADWYRARGAKVILGGLHVLSCPEDCAPHADALALGDGVQLWPRILCDVEADQLQPCYIATYENDYCDDPAPRRSILPRHSFLTTTSLIATRGCHNRCGFCYLATEGLRMPYRMRRPQQVADEFAANREPYAVFIDNNLGSRRDYLHALCTALRPLNKIWSAAVSIDVTDDPSLIRNMALAGCTGVFIGFESLSDNNLAEAHKKTPKTSDYARRVQMLHDCGIQVNGSFVLGFDHDRKDVFARTAEWIEENRLECATFHILTPYPATPLFRQMEAQGRLLHKNWTLYDTGHTVFQPKHMTPEELEQGYGWIYERLFSHASIWRRRPKDWRAAPLYLAMSYLYKRSNRFWHQLIKHDLVHSVWSPLVELTRLRHVRFRQQLARSEAPVTTSGQVVSAGV is encoded by the coding sequence ATGATCATAGGGCCCAAGCTGGAGGCAAGCGCCTCGCGCCTGCCGATACGGCAGCATTACGCTTTGCTGATCAATCCGTTCTACCCCAAGGACCCGCACGCAAGCTTTGGCAAGCACGTACTGACGCCGACCCTGGCGCTGACCAGCTTCGCGGCGGCAACGCCTGAGCATTGGCGGGTGGAATATTGGGACGAAAACCTGCTGGACGGACGTCCACCGTTTGACCCGATGCCGCAGGTGGTGGGCATTACCGTTCACCTCACCTTCGCCCAGCGGGCATACGAACTGGCAGACTGGTACCGCGCACGGGGCGCGAAGGTAATACTCGGAGGGCTTCATGTTCTTTCTTGTCCCGAGGACTGTGCGCCTCACGCCGATGCCTTAGCTTTGGGCGACGGCGTGCAACTCTGGCCGCGAATCCTGTGCGATGTAGAAGCGGACCAACTGCAACCATGCTACATTGCAACGTATGAGAATGATTATTGCGACGATCCCGCGCCACGGCGTTCTATTCTTCCGCGTCATAGCTTCCTGACCACGACCAGCTTGATTGCGACGCGCGGCTGCCATAACCGTTGCGGCTTTTGTTATCTGGCAACCGAAGGGCTGCGCATGCCGTATCGTATGCGGCGCCCGCAGCAGGTGGCGGACGAATTTGCAGCAAACCGGGAACCCTACGCCGTGTTTATTGATAACAACCTGGGCTCGCGCAGGGACTATCTGCACGCTCTGTGCACTGCGCTGCGTCCGTTGAACAAGATATGGAGCGCGGCAGTTTCGATTGATGTTACCGATGATCCCAGCCTCATCCGCAACATGGCATTGGCAGGATGTACCGGTGTTTTTATCGGGTTCGAATCGCTCAGCGACAACAATCTGGCCGAGGCGCACAAAAAGACTCCGAAGACCTCAGACTATGCCCGCCGGGTGCAAATGCTGCACGATTGCGGCATCCAGGTGAACGGCTCGTTCGTGTTGGGCTTTGACCATGACCGTAAAGATGTTTTTGCGCGCACCGCGGAATGGATTGAAGAAAACCGCTTGGAGTGCGCGACTTTTCATATTCTCACTCCGTATCCGGCGACGCCTCTGTTCCGGCAGATGGAAGCCCAGGGACGATTGCTGCACAAGAATTGGACCCTCTACGACACGGGTCACACCGTATTCCAACCCAAGCACATGACTCCAGAAGAATTGGAGCAGGGTTACGGTTGGATTTACGAACGGTTGTTCTCGCACGCCTCCATCTGGCGGCGCCGGCCCAAAGATTGGCGCGCAGCACCTCTGTATCTGGCCATGTCATATCTCTACAAGCGCTCGAACCGTTTCTGGCATCAACTGATCAAGCACGATCTTGTGCATAGCGTGTGGTCGCCGCTGGTGGAGCTGACTCGCTTGCGGCATGTCCGCTTCCGTCAACAACTCGCACGGAGCGAAGCGCCCGTCACGACGTCCGGCCAGGTGGTCTCGGCCGGAGTTTAG
- a CDS encoding YkgJ family cysteine cluster protein encodes MQVGARPTRDHTLVQIVDSALADATRRSGHWLVCRPGCTQCCIGPFPINQLDAARLQQGLHDLEKQAPERAARVRERARESVARLSPEFPGDPVTGLLYEGDLHKSGGAAEKFFEFADNEPCPALDPQTGTCELYEARPMTCRVFGPPVRSESGLGVCELCFRGATDEEIAACEMHPDPNDLESALAQEIEQTSGLSGNTIVAFCLAS; translated from the coding sequence ATGCAGGTTGGCGCTCGTCCAACTCGGGACCATACCTTGGTCCAAATCGTGGATTCGGCGCTTGCCGATGCCACCCGGAGAAGCGGCCATTGGCTTGTCTGTCGTCCCGGTTGCACGCAGTGCTGTATAGGTCCCTTTCCTATCAACCAGCTCGACGCTGCCCGGCTGCAGCAAGGACTCCACGATCTTGAGAAGCAGGCACCTGAACGTGCCGCCCGAGTGCGAGAACGCGCACGCGAATCCGTCGCGCGGTTGTCACCTGAATTCCCCGGCGATCCGGTGACAGGCTTGTTGTATGAGGGCGACTTGCATAAGAGCGGCGGGGCTGCAGAAAAGTTCTTTGAATTTGCAGATAACGAACCTTGCCCCGCTCTCGATCCTCAAACGGGAACCTGTGAACTCTACGAAGCGCGGCCTATGACCTGCCGGGTTTTTGGACCGCCGGTGCGCTCGGAATCTGGATTAGGTGTTTGCGAACTTTGCTTCCGAGGAGCGACAGACGAGGAAATTGCAGCCTGCGAGATGCATCCCGACCCTAATGATCTGGAATCTGCCTTGGCACAGGAAATAGAGCAAACTAGCGGCCTGAGCGGGAATACGATTGTGGCCTTCTGCCTGGCGTCGTGA
- a CDS encoding RNA polymerase sigma factor: MTYRIAEGDARATMVSDEALMLEFQRGSREAFEELFARYCGPLYGFFRRRLESQERAEDLAQETFLAVIRATARYEPRALVRTYLYGIALKLVAAERRKQKNTPANQSDAEPTTDDATEEALWVRQALGKLDAGEREILMLREYEQLSYSEIAELLCLPVNTVRSRLFRSRMALKGYLEPEMKSHGAVATSGAMGNTAVRTAEVRPEKDEE, from the coding sequence GTGACTTACCGGATAGCGGAAGGAGATGCACGGGCAACCATGGTCAGCGATGAAGCCTTAATGCTGGAATTTCAACGCGGATCGCGAGAGGCGTTTGAAGAACTCTTCGCCCGCTATTGCGGACCGCTTTATGGGTTTTTCCGACGGCGGCTGGAAAGCCAGGAGCGTGCCGAGGATCTGGCGCAGGAAACCTTTCTCGCGGTGATTCGCGCCACCGCACGCTACGAGCCGCGGGCGCTGGTGCGGACTTACCTTTATGGCATTGCCTTGAAGCTGGTGGCCGCCGAGCGGCGCAAACAGAAGAACACTCCAGCAAACCAATCCGACGCAGAACCCACAACCGATGATGCCACCGAGGAAGCACTGTGGGTCAGGCAGGCCCTGGGCAAGCTTGACGCGGGGGAGCGCGAGATCCTGATGCTGAGGGAATACGAGCAGCTCAGCTACTCCGAAATTGCCGAATTGCTGTGCCTTCCGGTGAACACCGTACGCTCACGGCTGTTTCGCTCGCGCATGGCGTTGAAAGGCTATCTGGAACCGGAGATGAAAAGTCACGGCGCGGTGGCAACCAGCGGAGCAATGGGCAATACAGCAGTAAGAACGGCAGAAGTAAGGCCGGAGAAAGACGAGGAGTGA
- a CDS encoding alpha/beta hydrolase: MKPYFRALPFFCTLLATVAFAAEPKVIPLWPGVAPGSENSKYEETQITVQDGTKRISNVTHPTLTAFLPDAATANGTAVIICPGGGFRWLSFDHEGAELARWLNSIGVTAFVLKYRVMRTGDEDEKDPAKAAERKKAVIPLAIADGQQAVRLVRAHASEWSIARDRIVLLGFSAGGYVAAGATVQHDAESRPNFAAFLYPGTPDDLTAPADAPPLFMVQADDDKTVPPLEHSIHLYEAWKKAGISAELHIYSRGGHGFGMHKKGLPVDTWPDRFRDWLDLQGLLKPAH, from the coding sequence ATGAAACCGTATTTCCGTGCTCTACCGTTTTTCTGCACGCTGTTGGCTACTGTAGCCTTCGCGGCTGAGCCCAAGGTGATTCCCCTCTGGCCGGGTGTTGCGCCGGGATCGGAAAACTCGAAGTACGAAGAGACCCAGATTACAGTGCAGGATGGAACCAAGCGCATCAGCAATGTGACGCATCCTACGCTGACCGCTTTTCTTCCGGATGCCGCAACCGCTAACGGCACCGCCGTGATTATTTGCCCGGGTGGAGGTTTTCGCTGGCTGTCTTTTGACCACGAAGGAGCCGAGTTGGCGCGCTGGCTGAATTCGATTGGTGTGACGGCGTTCGTCCTCAAGTACCGGGTCATGCGCACCGGGGATGAAGATGAAAAAGATCCTGCCAAGGCGGCAGAGCGCAAGAAGGCAGTCATCCCCCTGGCCATCGCCGACGGCCAACAGGCGGTGCGGCTGGTGCGCGCGCACGCTTCAGAGTGGAGCATCGCGCGCGACCGAATCGTGCTCCTCGGTTTCTCGGCGGGCGGATATGTTGCCGCCGGTGCGACAGTGCAGCACGACGCCGAGAGCCGTCCGAATTTCGCGGCGTTTCTCTACCCCGGCACCCCCGACGACCTCACCGCTCCTGCGGACGCGCCGCCGCTATTCATGGTACAAGCCGATGACGATAAGACCGTGCCGCCGCTCGAGCACAGCATTCATTTATATGAAGCCTGGAAAAAGGCAGGAATCTCAGCCGAGCTGCACATTTATTCCCGTGGTGGCCACGGATTCGGTATGCACAAGAAGGGCCTGCCCGTAGACACCTGGCCCGACCGGTTTCGCGATTGGCTTGACTTGCAGGGCTTGCTGAAGCCGGCCCACTAG
- a CDS encoding YbaY family lipoprotein → MFRPTVIVTTMIASVILGASAWGQSGKIPTAVTGTVTYRQRSVLPPDAIVNLQLQDIFLQDAPAKLIAEVNIPTKGKQVPIAFRIPYTPANIDPVHTYAVEATILVNGKMLFTSTTSYPVITHGAPMEISIIVEPVAAEAASNTNKTHHSHTARAKLEGTDWKLIELGGAPFVVTLGTGSADLQLNPEGKKVAGSGGCNRFMGTYEAGKSSLHFSAIALTEMACPEPATKQEHDFVEALQATTRYRIMGNTLELRNGKRVLARLQSQSAE, encoded by the coding sequence ATGTTCCGACCAACAGTAATCGTTACGACTATGATCGCATCCGTCATTCTGGGTGCATCTGCCTGGGGCCAAAGCGGCAAAATACCGACTGCCGTTACCGGCACGGTCACATATCGGCAACGCAGTGTGCTTCCACCCGATGCAATTGTCAATCTGCAATTGCAGGACATCTTCCTGCAAGATGCACCGGCAAAGCTGATCGCAGAGGTCAACATTCCTACAAAAGGAAAGCAGGTGCCGATCGCCTTCCGCATCCCCTACACTCCGGCAAATATTGACCCGGTGCATACCTATGCCGTGGAAGCCACGATCCTAGTGAACGGAAAGATGTTGTTCACTTCCACGACATCGTATCCAGTCATCACGCATGGTGCGCCCATGGAGATCTCGATCATTGTGGAGCCGGTCGCTGCCGAAGCTGCTTCCAATACGAACAAAACACACCATAGTCATACAGCTAGAGCAAAGCTCGAGGGAACAGACTGGAAGCTGATCGAACTCGGCGGCGCTCCCTTCGTGGTTACGCTGGGAACTGGGAGCGCGGATTTACAGTTAAATCCTGAGGGGAAGAAGGTGGCGGGATCGGGCGGTTGCAACCGGTTTATGGGAACTTACGAAGCGGGCAAGAGCTCGCTGCACTTCTCGGCCATCGCATTGACGGAGATGGCTTGCCCGGAGCCTGCGACGAAGCAGGAGCACGATTTCGTCGAGGCCCTGCAAGCGACTACGCGCTATCGTATCATGGGCAATACGCTCGAGCTGCGTAATGGAAAGCGGGTGCTCGCGCGCTTGCAATCGCAAAGCGCCGAGTGA